From a region of the Methanoculleus receptaculi genome:
- the radC gene encoding RadC family protein: protein MRKRMRDTPNHDRPREKLASRGPQALNDAELIALLLGRGTKERDVWQVANDVRNYLKDAGGTPSYSDLLEIEGIGSAKACEIMACFELGRRYLAGDGVAGQRVLSPEDILPLVAEWRGKKQEYFICITLNGAGEVIERRVVTIGILNQSLVHPREVFVDAITDRAASVILVHNHPSGSLEPSTQDLGITRQLAEAGSILGIRVLDHIIVTKNGYASLKELGHL from the coding sequence ATGAGAAAGAGGATGCGTGATACCCCAAACCACGACCGCCCGCGAGAGAAACTGGCCAGTCGGGGCCCGCAAGCGCTCAACGACGCTGAGCTGATTGCCCTCCTCCTCGGGCGCGGCACAAAGGAGCGGGATGTCTGGCAGGTTGCAAACGATGTCAGGAATTATCTGAAGGATGCCGGCGGCACCCCGTCCTATAGCGATCTGCTGGAGATAGAGGGTATAGGTTCGGCGAAGGCCTGTGAGATTATGGCCTGTTTTGAGCTCGGGCGTCGCTATCTTGCGGGCGATGGGGTTGCGGGGCAGCGTGTCCTATCTCCTGAGGATATCCTCCCGCTTGTTGCGGAGTGGCGGGGCAAGAAGCAGGAGTACTTCATCTGCATCACCCTCAACGGCGCCGGTGAGGTGATCGAACGCCGGGTCGTCACGATCGGGATCCTGAACCAGAGTCTGGTCCACCCCCGGGAGGTATTTGTTGATGCTATCACCGACCGTGCGGCTTCCGTCATCCTGGTCCACAACCATCCTTCAGGCAGCCTCGAGCCCTCCACGCAGGATCTCGGTATCACGCGGCAGCTTGCCGAGGCCGGGTCAATCCTGGGTATCCGGGTGCTCGACCACATCATCGTCACAAAGAACGGGTATGCGAGTTTGAAGGAACTCGGTCACCTGTAG